Proteins encoded by one window of Rhodospirillales bacterium:
- a CDS encoding HigA family addiction module antidote protein, which translates to MTERIPTHPGALLREDVLPALGMSVSAAARALGVSRQMLHKILSEKAPVTPEMAVRLGKFVGDGPDVWMRMQSAHDVAKARVAMTKIVKKIPTVRAA; encoded by the coding sequence ATGACCGAACGCATTCCGACCCATCCCGGCGCCTTGTTGCGCGAGGACGTTCTGCCGGCTCTCGGCATGAGCGTGTCGGCCGCCGCCAGGGCGCTCGGCGTCTCCCGGCAGATGCTGCACAAGATTCTCTCGGAGAAAGCCCCGGTCACGCCCGAGATGGCGGTACGGCTCGGCAAGTTCGTTGGCGACGGGCCCGACGTCTGGATGCGGATGCAGTCCGCCCACGACGTGGCGAAAGCCCGCGTCGCCATGACCAAGATCGTGAAGAAAATACCGACGGTGCGCGCGGCCTGA